The Ananas comosus cultivar F153 linkage group 7, ASM154086v1, whole genome shotgun sequence genome has a window encoding:
- the LOC109712750 gene encoding K(+) efflux antiporter 3, chloroplastic isoform X2: MARNCIYPNHYKLFANVSCCYEPKVALHLSSVSHRHGLQRIRPMHYSKGLHEDLVHVNFGWRVPYYSRKACRRKFQINAELDIASAVDVINDLGFDTLTFLAVTVFIVPAFKTIRTSPILGFFCAGVVLNQFGFIRNLTDVKILSEWGILFLLFEMGLELSLARLRALAKYAFGMGLPQVLLSTIAFTAFELPPNGAVGTKILEFLFHSRPDLVNIRSVDEAIVIGAALSLSSSAFVLQLLAEKGELPTRFGSATLGILLFQDIAVVPLLVILPVLENQTAVDNSILPMLASESLKALGGLGLLSLGGKYFLRRVFDVVAESRSSEAFVALCLLTVSGTSLLTQKLGFSDTLGAFLAGALLAETNFRTQIEADIRPFRGLLLGLFFVTTGTSIDMQLLFREWPNVLSLLGGLIVIKTLIITAIGPRVGLTLQESIRIGLLLSQGGEFGFVVFSLANRLGVLPLELNKLLIIVVVLSMALTPLLNEIGKKAAEIIDEKFQVKEKAAEMVSFDATEPVVILGFGQVGQVLANFLSTPLASGLDGDNAGWPYVAFDLNPGVVKAARKSGFSILYGDGSRPAVLQSAGISSPKAVLIMYTGREKTIEAVQRIRLAFPGVPIYARAQDLAHLLDLKKAGATEAILANAETSLQLGSMLLKGLGVMSDDVTFLSKLVRDSMEIQAQEALERVEDRESDVMKPLQVRVTDLVQANERKSQMLPKEQSLSLNRPNIPIIGASGHIQSSVVRGEDAEIGTDTPHTSESVEPDDGVKYCLLDVENEFSSKKEDEFSSKS; encoded by the exons GAGCTTGATATTGCCAGTGCCGTCGATGTAATCAATGATTTAGGGTTTGATACTCTTACATTTCTGGCGGTGACAGTTTTTATTGTACCTGCATTCAAGACTATTAGAACTAGTCCT ATACTTGGTTTCTTTTGTGCTGGTGTTGTGCTTAATCAGTTTGGCTTTATCAGAAATCTCACAGATGTTAAAATATTGTCAGAATGGGGGATACTTTTCCTG CTGTTTGAAATGGGATTGGAGCTTTCATTGGCTCGCTTGAGAGCTCTTGCAAAATATGCCTTTGGCATGGGATTACCTCAG GTTCTTTTGTCTACTATTGCTTTTACGGCATTTGAACTTCCTCCTAATGGTGCTGTTGGAACAAAAATTTTGGAGTTCCTTTTTCATTCAAGACCTGACCTG GTAAATATTCGTAGTGTTGATGAAGCCATAGTAATTGGAGCCGCTCTTTCGTTATCCTCTTCTGCTTTTGTTTTACAG CTTCTTGCAGAGAAAGGTGAGCTCCCTACCCGATTTGGTTCCGCTACTCTGGGAATTCTTCTTTTTCAG GACATAGCTGTTGTCCCTCTACTAGTGATACTTCCGGTGCTAGAGAATCAG ACTGCTGTTGATAACAGTATTTTGCCAATGTTAGCAAGTGAGAGCTTGAAAGCTTTAGGTGGACTAGGTCTACTTTCGCTTGGAGGAAAATACTTTCTTCGGCGCGTCTTTGAT GTTGTTGCGGAGTCGAGGAGCTCGGAAGCATTTGTTGCTCTTTGTCTACTTACAGTTTCAGGGACTTCGCTTCTTACCCAGAAGTTGGGTTTTAGTGACACG CTAGGAGCATTTCTCGCTGGAGCCCTTCTTGCAGAAACAAATTTTCGTACGCAAATCGAAGCCGACATAAGGCCCTTCAGAGGGTTATTGCTAGGATTATTTTTTGTGACAACAGGGACATCTATTGATATGCAG CTTCTTTTCCGCGAGTGGCCAAATGTTCTATCGCTCTTGGGAGGTCTGATTGTAATTAAGACATTGATAATAACTGCAATTGGTCCACGCGTTGGATTAACTTTACAAGAAAGTATAAGGATTGGCTTACTTCTTTCTCAAGGAGGCGAGTTTGGTTTCGTGGTATTTTCTTTAGCAAACAG GCTTGGGGTTCTGCCGCTCGAGTTGAACAAACTTCTTATAATAGTCGTCGTTTTGTCAATGGCATTAACTCCTTTACTCAACGAAATCGGAAAGAAAGCTGCTGAAATTATTGATGAGAAGTTTCAAGTAAAAGAA AAAGCGGCTGAGATGGTGAGCTTTGATGCAACTGAACCTGTGGTCATTCTTGGATTTGGGCAAGTGGGACAG GTTCTTGCCAATTTTCTATCTACTCCATTAGCTTCTGGACTGGACGGTGATAATGCAGGATGGCCTTACGTTGCCTTTGATCTAAATCCTGGTGTAGTAAAG GCAGCTCGAAAATCGGGGTTTTCGATACTATATGGAGATGGATCACGGCCAGCTGTTCTGCAGTCGGCGGGTATATCTTCTCCTAAAGCTGTCTTGATAATGTATACTGGAAGAGAGAAGACAATTGAGGCAGTTCAAAGAATACGGCTTGCTTTTCCTGGG GTTCCCATATATGCGAGAGCTCAAGATCTTGCCCATCTTCTAGATCTAAAGAAAGCAGGTGCAACAGAAGCCATTCTCGCAAATGCAGAG ACTAGCTTGCAATTAGGCTCAATGCTGTTGAAGGGGCTCGGCGTCATGTCCGATGATGTGACTTTCTTGAGTAAGCTTGTGAGAGACTCAATGGAGATACAAGCTCAAGAGGCACTTGAGAGAGTTGAAGACCGAGAATCTGATGTCATGAAGCCATTGCAG GTTAGAGTGACTGACTTGGTTCAAGCTAACGAAAGGAAATCACAAATGTTACCTAAGGAGCAATCTTTGAGCCTAAACCGCCCCAATATACCTATCATTGGTGCCTCTGGACACATTCAATCATCTGTTGTCAGGGGAGAAGATGCCGAAATTGGAACTGATACTCCACACACATCTGAGAGTGTAGAACCTGACGATGGTGTTAAATACTGCCTTTTGGATGTTGAGAAtgagttctcgagtaaaaaGGAGGATGAGTTCTCGAGTAAAAGCTAG